CACCAGCTCCTGGTACTGCAACTGCACCAAATTCAATTGTTGGCACAGCTCAGTATCCTTATCAAGGAGTAACTCAACCAGGAGGATACTTCCCTCCAGGACCCGGTTACTACTTCCCAAGAGGCCCTCCTCCTGGATCATCCAACAATGCGCCTTACGGCTCTGCTGCAACAAATGCTCCACGCTGAAATCTTAGTCACAGATGAGGCCACCACCAACTCTGAGTACATATGGTTAATAACTCATCGGATGTTCAACTGTGGGTTTGGATTATCTCTGTGTATGGTCAAGAGACAGTGGTTGCCTTTGAGTGCTATTGTTTATCTGATTTTGCGAGCGCTTCTTAACTTGAGTTTCTAAGGAGAGCGTACTGTTTTTTTCCTTGGATCAACTAGAGAGAGTACTGTTTTGGACAAGTGTTGCCACTTGTAGCTGTGATACTCAGAGATGCAAAATGGGGGAAAAAACAAAAAAAGAAGATAATTATTTTATTTTTTTTTAACTAAGTTGAACATGAATAGAAATTTTGTAGTTTGCTACATGACTATATTATTATTTTGCAAAAAGAATGTAATTGTAAATAAATTGTATGAGATAAATATATATTTTTTTAATAAGGACATTCTTTTGACCAAATACGATTTTTTTGTTTTGTTAAAACGGGTTGAAATGGACAATGAATGGGTTCGCAGATCATCTGTCGATCCCAAATTAATTGAAATTCCCGCCTTTACAGACCTGAGTAGAAGAAGAGGGAAACTGAGAGACATCTGCCACAGAAGAAAGAGATATTCGCCGCAAATCAGAAATTGCAGTTTCTAGGGTTTCCATCGCTTCATGGGTTTCAGTAATCTGCTCTGATTTAGCTCGATTTCACAATCTAGGGTTTATCGAAGCAGTCCCCATTTTCTCAGTGGATCTATCTTCTGCTGCTGTTATTTGTAGTAGGTATGGAAAACGTGGTTGCTACTGTGAGTGGCTATCACGGCTCGGAGAGGTTCAAGCTCATCAAGCTTATCTCCCTTTCTGGTGCTAGTTATGTCGGCGCTATGTCAAGATCCATTACCCATTTGGTCTGTGTCAATTCCTCTTCTGTTTTTAATTTATGTAAAGAAAACAAATTCACACATACCCTTTTTGCTTTATTATGTGATAGGTTTGCTGGAAATTCGAAGGCAAAAAGTACCATCTTGCTAACAAGTTCAATACAATTGTAGTCAATCATCAATGGGTGGAAGCTTGCATAAGGGAAGGCAGACGAGTTTCCGAGGCTCCTTATACCTTTGAAAGGTTTTCTTTTTTTTCTTCTTCTTGTTTGAAATGTTGATTGATAAAAAGCCTTATGCTTTTTTATTTTATTTTATTCTAGTGGGGAAGAGGTTGGTCCTTTGATGGTTGAACTTCCTGCGGATTCTGGAGAAGCTAAAGTCACTAAGAAGGCCAATAATCCTGCTGATACTTTTGATAAATACTTTTCTAATGGTGAAGAAAGCAGGAGGAGCCGCCGCACTTCTGAGCTTTCCACTTGGATGGACTCTGTCTTATTGAAAGAGGTAAGCCTTCTAATCTCATTTTTTTTCTTTGCTTAGATGCAAGCTGAATCTGGAACCTTAGAGCTCTGAATTCTTTATCTTCCCACCTATAGGTATAGTTTTTTTTAATGTTTTAAGTAATAGTACCAACGTTTTGTGCTGTTCTACTATCCAAAAGATCAGAATAGCTTTATCAATTTGCATAGTTTCTATGTGATTCGGACGACTGGTGTTATAATAGCGTATCCGCAACACTGTGGAAGGAAGCTTTAGAATTAGCAAAACATGCTTACTTGCATCAATGTTATGTGTTTGCTAGAATAAGTTTTTTTTTCTGTCTCTAAGCTCCTTTCGTTGGTCTTCAGAAAAATACAGAATCAACCAAACACTCAGTGAGACTGAGAACAAAGAGGCCAAGTAATATTTTTGAAGACAAGGAATACACTTGCGTGGCGGAATCTTCACGGAAAGGAAAGAGGCGGTTAGTAAAGCCACGCTCTTCCAGAAACCTTATCGACCTTGATTCTGATGGGGAATCTGATAGTAACTGTCATGACATTCCTGACGAGCAACAAAGAAAGTCTCAGGATCCTAGGGAGCTTAATGATGAAAATGTGGAGGACTGTGTTTTAGAACATGGAGAAACATCAGCTCGTGAACATCCCCGAGACTCTACAACACAAGACTGGGCTGCGGATGAAATAGAGGAGTCTGAGAATTGGAATCACTCAGCTGTATTTAAACGCCCGAGATCAATCAATGCAGAGAAATCAAACTTCAACAAGCCCGATTCAAGAGAAGAAGAGACGGAAGCAACTAAGATGGTCTCTGCGCAGGTTTCTTGTGTCATATGCTGGACGGGGTTCAGTTCCACTAGAGGTATTCTCCCTTGCGGCCACAGGTTTTGTTATTCTTGCATCCAGCAATGGGTAGACCGTTTGGTGAGTTATCTTCTTCAGACTAAAATTAACTCCTAAATCAATACAGATATTGCCATGATACAACTATGATGTATATCTGCAGGTTTCGGAAAGAAAGAAGACAACATGTCCATTGTGCAAGTTCAGTTTCGTAACTATCACAAAGATAGAAGACGCAGGATCTTCTGATCAAAAGATATATTCACAAACAGTCCCTGACCCAACTTCAACAAACAACTCTCTTGTAGTACTCCCTGAAGAAGGAGAAGAAAGACAAGGTTTCAATCCACTGGTAATGCCGTCTATCTCTCTCTCTCTCTCTCAAGAAAGAAACCGAGTCTTTAGTTTCTGCGCTCTTCTTGATTGCAACATTGTTCTTTTTTTTTGGTGTGGATGCAGACTCGAGCTTCAGCGTGTGGTAGATGCTCCCTCAGTGAACCAGAGGATCTTTTCATAAGATGTCACATCTGCAATTTCCGGCGGATCCATACTTATTGTTTAGACCCTTATCTGGTTCCTTGGACCTGCAACCATTGCAATGATCTTCAGATGCTTTACCATCGTCGTGGCTACTAAAAAAGTGACATTATTAAAAGATTATCCCATTTATTTATGGTTGTCATATGAATATAGGAAATGAACTCCGCTAGAAAAATGTTCTTCACAAACAAAAAGGATTTTCAGAAGCTGTTTACAGTTTTTACCTTTCAAAAGCATTTCTGCATCAATTTACAGAATCGAAGTCGCAGATAGAACCGAATCTGAGCCAAATTCTATGATTGGAACCAAATGGAATTTGTGTGTAAACTGATCAAATACCAAACTGAATCTAAATTTTTAACCAAACCAAATCAATTTTTATCAAGAATTTTTAATCATTTTAGTAATAAGAGACAGTCGCATGGATTTAGAATAAGACAATTTATGTTATATATTTACTAGTTGAGTTAGTGGTGTTTTTATTTTCGTTAAGTTCATTCGTTGTAAGCATTATGAAAACATTAAATAAAGTTGATCATTCCTATGCAATTTTTTGTATCTATGAGCTAACATGTACATTTGATATCAACCTAAAAGCAAAGCAAAAATATATCATTTTGATGACCACACTACGGTCACTGGATTGAACTGATGGAAAATCATTTCTCAGCTAACGGATTATGGAGTCTGGTTACACTGACACAATGAGGGAGTCAAAGTGGCTGCTACGCTGCTGAAATATTTGGAGGATATCAAGATAAATGATCAGCATATGAAACACTATATGTTCCAAACAATTGATAGGGTTGGGCTTGAGCAAATTTCGGATCGTACACTATCCAAAATCATTTGCAATGCAATGAAGAGAAAGTTTGGAGAGGACATGAGAGGGTGAATCAAGACATGAGAGGGTGAATCAATCTCTTCTTCAAACTCTAAAAAGAGACTTCTCCCAATGAGGGTGGGTGAGAACATTGACGATTATTTTGGAAGACTAATGACAACTCCAACAAAACGAGGAGCAGCGGGGGAAGACATGGCAGACTTAAAGATTGTTGAGAAGATCCTTTGAACACTAACTAAAAATTCACATATGTAATGCTGTCCATTGAAGAAACGAAAAATACAAGATGCATGACTATCAATGAGTTTCAAAGTTCTTTGTCTGTCCATGAGAAAAAAAAAATCCAGTTGTAAAGAAGATGATCAAGCTCCCAATGTCAAAGGCAGGGATAGATGATCTTTCTGACGACGAGTTATGAATAGAGGACGCTCTTTAAAAAAGGCGGTGACTGAGTGTTATAAATTTCACAATTTGTGGCATTTTCAGTATGAATGCCCAAATGCAAACAACCAAGCACACTTTGCAGAGGTAGAAGAGAAAGATGAAGTTATGCTGATACCACAAGTAGAACTTCAAATAACAAAGAGAGGTGATGCATGGTTTGTAGACTCTGCATGATGTGTGGAAATCAAGGTATGTTTTCAAGTTTGGAAACTACTTTCACTTAATGTCAAGCTTGAGAATAATCGCAAACTGATGGTTAATGGGAAAGGTGTGTTAAATTATGTTGAAGGGAAAAAGCTATGTTGTGAACGATGTGTATATTTATAAACAACATGTTGAGTGTCAAGCAACTTAAAAAAGATTAGATGTGCTATTCACCGGAGGAGAACGAAAGACATGTAGCATAATTCATCCTACAGAGAAGAAAATAACAGTATGCTGTGAGTGCAAATTGAATGTTTTATCATGCTTGACAAGCGTGTGGTAATATATGGTGTTTTTGGTATCTTGTATATATGTTTTCTAATTGGTTTTCAAGTCTTTATCGAGTTTTCCTAGTCTTTTTCGAATCATTACAGGTCTGGAGTTTCATTGGACGAGAGATAAACCAGTTGGAGGAAAAGAAGGGAAAAATAGCGCAATTTGGAGTTTTTCACGCATAACAGTCGTGCGGAGCAGTCTGGCGTGCCTGTTCTAGCGACAAAAATTTTTAAAAAAGTTTCCAAATATTTCGGGATTTTACCTAGGGCTTCCCCCTTTTCCTCCTGCAGCCGCCAAAAACCTCCAATATATATTTTCTTATTATTGTAGACATTCTACGTGATTTTTTAGAGAGATTTTGGAGAGAAAAAACTTGTAGTCTTGTTAAGGGAGAAGAATCTCTACATCATTTGGAGAAGATTTCTAAACCCTCTTTGCTTTTTATTATTAATTCAGACATGTTTTCTTCATCTGTTATCTCTGTGATTTCTCTGTCCATGGCTGAGTAATCCACTTGCTTAGTCTAGGGTGTTAGGGTGTTAGATCCGTGAGTTAAACATAGATAAGTGAATCCCTTGATTGTCTTCATTCATAACTATTCTTAATGCTTGCATTAAACTGGCCGCTTAATGTTAAATCCTATGTTTAACATGTTCATTAACCGTGTAATAGGTTGCTATATCTGTTATGAATGAGCATTGCATCCCTAGTCAGCGAGAGTAGATATTAGGGTATTTTCTGAACATATCAGACTTGATCTCTAAAGATTGCTAGCGCGTCTTGATCCAAACGAGAGTTTAGGCATCAAGACCGACTTGCAAAGGAATCAATACCACGAGAGTGGGTTGATTCAACCTAAGTGATCCGAGTTCTGGACTTACTCTTAATTGAACTTTAATAATTGATTGGCTCACACTTGTTTAACACCCGATCAAACCACCCTAGGCTAGCATTCTTAATCATCTGAAAAACCTTAAATCAATCTCTTACTTGCTTGTTACGAAATCAACTTTAAAACCCCCATATTGTTTTATCTTGATATTGATCCTTTAGAAATAAAGTGTAATCATTGGTCTCAGGAGGATATCAAGGCACTCTTTACTGAAACACTGACACCATCGCTGAAGGTACTTCCTAAGGTTGATGACCCTGGAAAGTTTGTTTTTCCTTGTTTCATTGCTGGAGTGGAATTCAAGGAAGCTCTTTGTGATTTTGGGTCTAGTGTGAACCTTGTCTCAAGGGCGATTGTAGACGAGCTGAACATTGTGGACATTGAGCCTTCTTAGGTGAAACTGGTTTTTTCAAACTCTTCCAGGACAGTCCCTTATGGCACAATTCGCAACCATCCTGTCCAAGTTGGGAACTGTATTCTCCATACCGAATTTCAGGTTGTTAAGATGAGCAAGGATCATGAGATGCCTTTGAACTTTGGAAGGTCATTTATGGCTACAGTTGGAGCAGTCGTCGACATGCCTAATAAGAGAGTCTACTTCTCCAACATCAACAAGAAGGTTTTCTACAAGGCTGTCCGAACCAGATCACAAATCCGTTACGCCTCTTGCATCTCAGTGGTTAGTGGAGAACAGCTGGAAATTGTTCCTAAGAAGGAGCTTGGTAAAAAGGGTGAGATCAGAGAAGTCATAGATGGAGATCCTCACACTGATACCAAGAAACTCAGTGGGAATGCAAGGTTGAATGAAAAAGTCCAGAAGAAAAGGGTCAAGGGTGACCCTATGATGACTTTGATACCTCGGTTGTGTGATGAGAAATCCATTGAGTATGAGGTAAAATGCAAGGGTACCTCTAAACCTTTCTCTAAGGTCAGAGTAATTCTCACACATGAGCTGAAAGAGAAAGGAGAAGCTGTTGTGAAAGGGTTATTGAGAAGAGTTTTGAAGCTGAACATGTCTGATTGTGGAGCTTGTTTTGGAACAAGCCCTCATGCTCAACCTGACTGATCCCTGTCACCAAGTCAAGCTAGTGTCTTAAACCAAGCGTTTGGTGAGAGGCAACCCACTGGTAAGTGTAAATATAAGTTGGTTTTGTTTTTGTTTGCTTATTTTTCGTTTTAGTTTATTGAGTCTCAGGTCAAAAAGCAGAAAAATCCGAGATACTTAAAAATTCTGGGTTGCTGAAGGAGAGACTGCTCCAGGCGGAGATCTTGCGATAGAACACCCAAAATTTTCGTGGAGCACCCGCTCCACTCAGGTAAGTATCTCACAAAATAAAATTTATTCTTTTTTTTCACCTTTTCTCTGATTTATTTTCACACCAGGGACATTGTGAAGTAAGTCTGAGGGAGGGTTTTCGTCGTTTACTAACTTGTTTCTTTCTTTTGTTTTTCTTTTGAGTTAGTTTGAGTTAGTTTGAGTCAGTTTTTATGATCGAGTCAGTCAAAATTTTGTGGGAATTAGGACCTTATTATGTGTCGACCACTGACCACCTCATGCTTTAGTTATCTTATTCAGTGACCTTAGCAGTGGCGAAAGACACACATGTGGACCTGGAACACCCTGACATTATCTCATTTGGTTCTCCAGAAGATTTCAACTTGTCGAGGTTACACTAGAAAGACGTAGCTTCATTTAACTTGAACCTAATCTTGACTGAATTTTTTCTTGTTATGGGAATTAGATCAGAGAAACGAGAACACACTCAGGACTTCTTATCCTTTTTATCCATCTTGCTGATCCTGAGTGGCTAGCTCATCTTTAGCTAGTTCCCACCCTGCACCTTAGCCTTTATTCCACCTTCATGCATTTGTTTTTCAGTGTCATATGTGCAGATATGTGCAAAAAAGTCGGAGAGGAAAGGATCGACGCAGTCTTTTACTCGTTACTGCTGCAGAAATTCAGTTAGAAAGGAGAACAAGCAGATTAAGGGAGCAACCGCTCATAACCAATGAACTGCGCAAGAGCAGGGGTGGAGAATCAGAACCACCAGTGGCACTCAGAAACATCATGTATTACCTCCTTCTTCGTCACATCACCATATCAGTCTTAAAAAAAAAAAATGAGGTGATGGAGAAGGGGAAGAAAACAAAGAAACATGAGCAACTGGGAAGGTCAAGCAAAAGAGTGGGTACCAAGTTGAAAGATTGGAGAGCAGGCATATGATCTGATCATCCAGATGGCTGATCCAAAACGGAGCAGTCGTTCCAGATAGAGCAAAAACAAGTAGACGCTGTGGACATCAATGGATCTATCCTCTCTTGCCATTTTGTGTGATATCCTGCATCCTCTACAATGAAATGGTAGCCCCTAAACACTTTTAACTCCACCATTAAATAGCATGTTTAACACCTAGCCCGCCTACCCTGAATAGTGCCTGTGATGAGAAGCTCACGCTACTCTTAAATGAGTGTAGGGAGTTTTGTCTCGATAGTGTTGCTTTTTCAGGTTTGAGATGTAGAGTATGGAGCCGATCTTGAACAACAGTCAGTGGGGTTTCAGTAAGGGTGTGTTGTCCTAGTTTTACTGCTTATATGGTTCAGAGATTCGTGGTTAAAGTATGGTTGTTGAGAATAGGAGAGTTCCCACACTTTCAAACNNNNNNNNNNNNNNNNNNNNNNNNNNNNNNNNNNNNNNNNNNNNNNNNNNNNNNNNNNNNNNNNNNNNNNNNNNNNNNNNNNNNNNNNNNNNNNNNNNNNNNNNNNNNNNNNNNNNNNNNNNNNNNNNNNNNNNNNNNNNNNNNNNNNAAATATTTTGGGATTTTACCTAGGGCTTCCCCATTTTTCTCTTGCAGCCACCAGAGACTTTTATGGAAGTTTACAAATATTTTGGGATTTTACCTAGGGCTTCCCCATTTTTCTCTTGCAGCCGCCAGAGACCTGCAATATATATTTTCTTATTATTCTAGACATTCTACGTGACTTTTTAGAGAGATTTTGGAGAGAGAAAACTTGTACTCTTGTTAAGGGAGAAGAATCTGTTCATCATTTGGAGAAGATTTCTAAACCCTCTTTGCTTTTTATTATTAATTCAGACATGTTTTCTTCATCTGTTATCTCTGTGATTTCTCTGTCCATGGCTGAGTAATCCACTTGCTTAGTCTAGGGTGTTAGGGTGTTAGATCCATGAGTTAAACATAGATAAGTGAATCCCTTGATTGTCTTCATTCATAACTATTCTTAATGCTTGCATTAAACTGGCCGCTTAATGTTAGATCCTATGTTTAACATGTTCATTAACCGTGTAATAGGTTGCTATATCCGTTATGAATGAGCATTGCATCCCTAGCCAGTGAGAGTAGATATTAGGGTGTATTGTGAACATATCAGACTTGATCTCAAAAGCTTGCTAGCGCGTCTTGATCCAAACGAGAGTTTAGGCATCAAGACCGACTTGCAAAGGAATCAATACCACGAGAGTGGATTGATTCAACCTGAGTGATCCGAGTTCTGGACTTACTCTTAATTGAACTTGAATAATTGATTGGCTCACACTTGTTTAACACCCGATCAAACCACTCTAGGCTAGCATTCTTAATCATCTGAAAATCCTTAAATCAATCTCTTACTTGCTTGTTACGAAATCAACTTTAAAACCCCCATATTGTTTTAGCTTGATATTGTTCCTATAGAAATAAAGTGTAATCATTGGTCTCAGGAGGATATCAAGGCACTCTTTACTGAAACACTGACACCATCGCTGAAGGTACTTCCTAAGGTTGATGACCCTGGAAAGTTTGTTTTTCCTTGTTTCATTGCTGGAGTGGAATTCAAGGAAGCTCTTTGTGATTCTGGGTCTAGTGTGAACCTTTTCTCAAGGGCGATTGTAGACGAGCTGAACATTGTGGATATTGAGACTGCTTAGGTGAAACTGGTTTTTGCAAACTCTTTCAGGACAGTCCCTTATGGCACAATTCGCAACCTTCATGTCCAAGTTGGGAACTGTATTCTCCATACCGAATTTCAGGTTGTTGAGATGAGCAAGGATCATGAGATGCCTTTGATCTTTGGAAGGTCATTTATGGATACAGTTGGAGCAGTCGTCGACATGCCTAATAAGAGAGTCTACTTCTCCAACATCAACAAGAAGGTTTTATACAAGGCTGTCCCAACCAGATCACAAATCCGCTACGCCTCTTGCATCTCAGTGGTTAGTGGAGAACAGCTGGACATTGTTCCTAAGAAGGAGCTTGGTAAAAAGGGTGAGATCAAAGAAGTCCTGGATGGAGATCCTCACACTGATACGAAGAAACTCATTGGGAATGCAAGGGTGAATGAAAAAGTCCAGAAGAAATGGGTCAAGGGTGACCCTATGATGACTTTGATACCTCGGTTGTGTGATGAAAAATCCATTGAGTATGAGGTAAAATGCAAGGGTACCTCTAAACCTTTCTCTAAGGTCAGGGTAATTCTCACACATGAACTGAAAGAGAAAGGAGAAGCTGCTGT
This genomic interval from Brassica oleracea var. oleracea cultivar TO1000 chromosome C2, BOL, whole genome shotgun sequence contains the following:
- the LOC106325016 gene encoding E3 ubiquitin-protein ligase RNF8-B isoform X1, with product MGFIGMENVVATVSGYHGSERFKLIKLISLSGASYVGAMSRSITHLVCWKFEGKKYHLANKFNTIVVNHQWVEACIREGRRVSEAPYTFESGEEVGPLMVELPADSGEAKVTKKANNPADTFDKYFSNGEESRRSRRTSELSTWMDSVLLKEKNTESTKHSVRLRTKRPSNIFEDKEYTCVAESSRKGKRRLVKPRSSRNLIDLDSDGESDSNCHDIPDEQQRKSQDPRELNDENVEDCVLEHGETSAREHPRDSTTQDWAADEIEESENWNHSAVFKRPRSINAEKSNFNKPDSREEETEATKMVSAQVSCVICWTGFSSTRGILPCGHRFCYSCIQQWVDRLVSERKKTTCPLCKFSFVTITKIEDAGSSDQKIYSQTVPDPTSTNNSLVVLPEEGEERQGFNPLTRASACGRCSLSEPEDLFIRCHICNFRRIHTYCLDPYLVPWTCNHCNDLQMLYHRRGY
- the LOC106325016 gene encoding E3 ubiquitin-protein ligase RNF8-B isoform X2 — its product is MGFSMENVVATVSGYHGSERFKLIKLISLSGASYVGAMSRSITHLVCWKFEGKKYHLANKFNTIVVNHQWVEACIREGRRVSEAPYTFESGEEVGPLMVELPADSGEAKVTKKANNPADTFDKYFSNGEESRRSRRTSELSTWMDSVLLKEKNTESTKHSVRLRTKRPSNIFEDKEYTCVAESSRKGKRRLVKPRSSRNLIDLDSDGESDSNCHDIPDEQQRKSQDPRELNDENVEDCVLEHGETSAREHPRDSTTQDWAADEIEESENWNHSAVFKRPRSINAEKSNFNKPDSREEETEATKMVSAQVSCVICWTGFSSTRGILPCGHRFCYSCIQQWVDRLVSERKKTTCPLCKFSFVTITKIEDAGSSDQKIYSQTVPDPTSTNNSLVVLPEEGEERQGFNPLTRASACGRCSLSEPEDLFIRCHICNFRRIHTYCLDPYLVPWTCNHCNDLQMLYHRRGY